In Roseofilum reptotaenium CS-1145, the DNA window ATCCGTCTGAAGCCTCTTGGGATGATTATGGTGAGCAGTTATTAGATTTAGCCGCCCGAAATGGTGCAGAAGCAGCAGAAGTCTTTTTATCTAAATCCCATTCAATTCCCATTCTCTTTGAAGCGAACCGCCTAAAAAGTGTCCTCACTCACCACAGTGAAGGGGTTGCTCTACGCTTATGGAAAAAGGGTCAACCGGGATTGGCTGTATCCCATGGTTCAATTGCACCAGAACAGCTAGTTGAAAAGGCGATCGCCCTTTCCAAACTGCAAGAGCCATCGAAATATGTGGAGTTAACCCCTGGACGTAAACAGGTTTATCCCGATCTGGGTACTTGGGTAGAGAGCAAGCAACTCTTAGACTGGGGAGAAGATGCGATCGCCCGCTTGCGAGAAAACTACGGTGATATCCTGTGTAGTGCGGAACTCGATACTGAAGCGGAAAGCACCCGCCTGCTCAACTCTCAAGGTCTCGATTGTAGTTATACGGATACCACCCTCAGTGGTTATCTCACGGTCGAATGGGTACGTAGTGATGATTTTTGCAGCATTAGTGATGGACAGGTGCAACGGGATACCCTCAATTTAGAAGCCATAGTTTCTAGAATCCAAGACCACATTAAAGCCTGTGAACGCAATGTTGCCGCCCCACAGAGGCGCGTCCCAATTCTGTTTACAGCCAAAGCAGCAGATTTACTCTGGGAAACTCTTAGCGCTGCTCTGAATGGTAAGCAAGTCTTTGAAGGATCGTCCCCTTGGGTCGAAAAACTCGGAGAACAGGCGATCTCATCCCAGCTTACCCTCTCCCAAGACCCTCAAAT includes these proteins:
- a CDS encoding TldD/PmbA family protein, with the protein product MLDPSEASWDDYGEQLLDLAARNGAEAAEVFLSKSHSIPILFEANRLKSVLTHHSEGVALRLWKKGQPGLAVSHGSIAPEQLVEKAIALSKLQEPSKYVELTPGRKQVYPDLGTWVESKQLLDWGEDAIARLRENYGDILCSAELDTEAESTRLLNSQGLDCSYTDTTLSGYLTVEWVRSDDFCSISDGQVQRDTLNLEAIVSRIQDHIKACERNVAAPQRRVPILFTAKAADLLWETLSAALNGKQVFEGSSPWVEKLGEQAISSQLTLSQDPQMGPYSCPFDDEGEPTQPLIFVENGVVKHFLCDRTTGRQLGTGTTGNGFRPSLGSYPTPSLYNLIVSSGEKQTLQDLIASLPDALIVDQILGTGGGISGDFSINVDLGYRVRNGEIVGRVKDTMVAGNIYHCLRNVIELGGDREWNGSCYTPSIIVEGLSITSKLDNP